CATTTCGCTTATTTTTCAGACAGTTAGTTTTGATTTTAGTGTGTAACGCAATAACCTAATGTTTCTAGCAACCCAAATGAATTACGAGACTTGATTAAAGTTCAATTTGATATAATTGCAGGGCTTTTCTTTACCTTCAATACACAATCTGGTATCAAAGTGGATTCCTCCGAATGAAAGAAGCAAGTTCGTTACTGCATATACCGGTACGTGagaatttcttattattaaagcTTATATGAGGGATAGGGATAacgataaaaaaactaaaaacaaatgaagagAAAGTTTGTTTCtccagagagagagagagagagagaaagataCCATAATCAGAGAAAATTCTCAAACGATTTAAGATAATTGAAACACAAGGAGTTTAGCAAATTAGTCTAGTATGAAAATACGAGCCCTGAATTGATGTGTCCACATCCGATATTCACAATCAAATCGGAAAAGTTCATTGTTAGGAAGCAATGATATTGATTTTTCCAAGGCGTGTGCCCATTGGATATATCTGATGGACACAAATGTTCACGATTAAATGAAATCCCAAATCCTTTCTGTATGATCAACTTGACTTTCAGTACTTTATAGACCACATCGTTGTAGGGAAGTTGCCAAACTATCGACCGAAATAGTTTAagtgataatttaaaaaaagttattgcgAAATTATGCGACGCAAACAGCAGAAATATTGAATGCAGGTGTCATCTTACTGTATGACATCAAGCCGCATTGCTATAGCAAAACAGTACACGGTTCTATTAAAACAGTAATATGAAAATGCACTGAGATCTGTCTGAATAGAAAGAGATTTGATTTCTTCCAGGGCTGATAATAgattatgatgaaaaatactatttgcTGCTATAAATATTCCCGTTGTTCTACTTAATCACTCATCGTATTTTCATGTTATATTTGGGTCATTTTTCCGAAGTAATTTTAATCGAATCTCTACATTTTAGGTAATTCTATTGGTGCAGCTTTTACTTATCCTTTCTGTGGATTCATTATAGAAAGATGGGGCTGGGATAATGTGTTTTATGCTTGTGGAATATTGGGAACCATATGGTTTCTTGCTTGGTGTTTTTTTGTATACGATAGTCCAGCTGAACATCCTCGTGTATCACATGAAGAAAAACAATACATCGTATCTAGTTTGGGTGAAACTGTTTCTAAAGTAGAggtgagaaattttttaattcaccaggtagaaaaatattttttaatttgaatagaaatttctATAGCTGATAGtacgtttaaaaataaagatacatgTACACGTACAGTTGTCTTTAAAGTATACGATAAAGATACAACCAGTGTAAGGATTAAATTGGTAAAATTATAATGCAGGGACAATctcattgatattattttcaaatttttattctgCGGGTATTTACCTATGGAAACCTATGAATGTCTACATTAGAAACCTTTTAGCCAGATCTTCATCCGTCGTCAGTAATGATGGATTTGGAGAAGGCATTAATGAGTGTCGTGCAAACGGAATATTCTGCTAAGCAAATTTGAggtatttttattcattttagcCAATGGAGGCAAATCCAAAATTGTGAACCACCAAAGCATGTTGACGAAACTGAATTTTCTACGATCTGGACACTTCTTGCATGATCGGCTTATTCTTAAAAATGATCacgttatgttaggttaggtttgtaTGCAATGAATTGCCGTTACAATGAATTGTCGAAGATTCATTAACGACGCGTATTGATAAACTTTCAGCTTTGATATTGTAATGATCCTTTCTCTATAACTcttgttttgaataattattctcCGTTAACATCGATTTCTATGCGTcgtattcttcttcttttctttagCCAACGTTACAGTTCTTTGAGAACCAGGGCCTACTCAATAGTCGACTGCCAGTCCTTTCTGTGCCTCCAACATCGAACCCCAGGCCGGATCAAATCCGCCTCAACGTCCTTCAACCAGCGAAGGTGCTGACTTTCTCTCAGTCGCCGTCCTCCAGGAACTCCATACATGGCTCTGCGCGGGTATCGATCAGAAGGCATCCTCTCCACGTGTCCCTGCTACCTCAGATGTACCCCCCGGATGAACGCCTTCAAATCTGATTCATCATAAATCTGTCTCAACTCAGAATTCCTCCGGATCCTCCACGCATCGTTCTAGCAAACAGGGCCAAAAATATTTCGTAGAATATTACGTTCCCAGCAGTTTCTTGATATGTGATTATTCCAATTTAATTCTTTATAGTGATAGGAAGTTATTATACATTATTATCAAAGTGTCTACAGTCTTCGGTCTGACgatggttatcgaaacgcttgTTAATGGAAGGTTCTGATTCATTCATCAAAGTACATATTTTAAAAGTGCAGAAATACTATGTTCATATTCTATGACGGGAAAAGCATCATAGTGTATAATAGAGGAAGCTAGTTTTATGTTCCGTAAATTGTTCTAGATACCAACACCTTGGAAAAGTCTTTTGACATATTTACCATTCTGGGCAACAGTGGTGGCTCAAATAGGTGCTAACTGGGGATTATTTACAGTCACGTTGAACGGACCTGCTTATATTAAGTTTATTCACGGATGGGACATTCGTTTGGTGAGTACTCTGAATATTTGTTTGGTACGTATATTcttcaaatatgatatttaagGAAACTCACAGTTACAtcatatcatttaaaaaattattgcttcCGAGATTCTAAGAATTGGAAtccattaatatattttttgagatGGTGAAGTTGATTCCTTTCTTTATTCTCAAACAGCTTTGATACAAGATTTTGTGCATTAGTGGACACTAAGTCAGAACGTCTCATtctaattaaacaaattttggaaTCGCTAGGTCCTAGCATAATCCTTATCGTTTGAAAGTTTGGccataaaatttatattgtcaGTTGTATTTGTATGGCATGTATAATTTCTACTTATGAATATccttcattttcatttatttgcaGACAGGGGTCCTCTCTGGAATGCCACACTTATTAAGAGTTTTATTTGcttactttttttcaattcttggcgactatttgataaaaaatgagaaaatgaaaagGACGAATGTCAGGAAATTTGCAACATTCTGGGGTGAGTATCCTTCTTTTAGTCATATTTTTACCTAGGGTGGTTTTTAGTGTAGAAATTTCACTATAACTGAAACAAATTTCGAGTTAAAATGTCAGTCAACTTTAGGcaacttcaaaattcatttttaaatatgagaatttacaaaaactgttaaaaaaacTGTTGTAGTTCAATACTTTAGGTGACTTGccattttttttggtaaaatgagAACAGAGCTGaagtaatattttgaacaaagctcaaggaaatatttatttttataggatCTGAAAATGAAACGAGAGCTTAACTATATCTATAGGTATATGTATCTGATTTGATAATGTATTAAAAGAAAGTACTCATgacgaaaatattcaaaatgctGAACGTTGTAAGGTATCAAAAACTTATTGTATTAAGTGCTGAAGATTATGCTTGACGCCAAATTGAAGTGTTTACAGAAATATTTCAACGTCGGTGTTAGCGCATTCTGAAAAAAAGTACCATccatgaaaaattcattattataaagaatttaAATGATGATCACGATCGCTGTACGCAGTTTCGAAACATTATCCAAGATTTATGTAACCGTAATCCccgttttaataaaaaattatgttttgtgATGAGGTTTCGATTTTCCTTAATATAAATTGTCAAACTTGTACCACATTTCTTAAAAGGTCTTCGGTCTTCAGTTTTTCTGGAGCAATATAGCTTTATAGGATAGGTTACTATAATACTTCTAAGCACCAAACgtggaaaataataatgttcaaattgacaatatataattattgaagTAATTGTATGTTATTTATCTATAGAAATCACAAGTATTGAACTGAGtgtagaatttttgaaaaataatttgatttaaagcttgttttttctaaaaatgagatataaacaaaaaactaatggTGTAATGTACTTTTGATACATGGAAAAGTTTCACTGATCCAAAATATcactaaaattattgaaaaaaatagatttcaatTTTGTATCTTTTGTGTGaagctatttttttatttcaacctgtatatatatatacagagtcgagcattgtatatattatatcatCTATTTTCCAGCAAATGGAGTTCAAGGAGCTTTCATGCTTGGCCTAGCTTACTCAGGTTGTGACAAAATCACTGCAATGGTTATGTTGACGCTTGCAGTTACTGTCAATGGAGCAATGTCTACAGGAGCACTAGCAGGACTTGTAGATATCAGTCCAAATCACTCATGTTAGTAATATATTTGTTGCAAACTGATACAAGTTGTAGATAGTTTATTAGGATATTATCTAAATTCTTTATGCTTCCCTTGGTTTCATTTCCATATAAAAAGaatcaattttatgaaaactaagcattatttcattcatatcaatatatatatatatatatatatatatatatatatatatatatatatatatatatatatatatatatatatcttcagATTTccacttcttagacctttttggGATGAATTCTCTTGAATACATCCACTctacttttgttttttctttatataaataaggTATTTTCAAGTAATCTAACAATTCCAAAAATAGATAAATCGCAAACATAAAGTatcatctaaaatatatttctatttgatGTATGTTTTTTAGCAATATTACTGGGTATAGTAGGTACTGCTGTTGGATTGGTTGGTTTTTGTACACCAGCTGTAGTAGGACACTTTACATTCCAAAACGTGAGTATATTTTTGACATAGCAACAAATTAGTCATCAGGCTCCACTCAACTTGTATAAACGTGTGCTTGGCGTGTCAAATAGTTGAGGGTAATCGACCCACATCGGTCGAATTCCCAGTAACTTcgattttttcccaatttttagGTCGCAAGAAATAAGGTCGCGGCCTAATGCTAGACAGCCTCAATATACTATCtattattaattcaatatattctGATCTTCGAACCATTTGAATGTGgatcatttaatttgattttagcAAACAGCGGTTCAATGGCAGAAAGTATTCTGGGTGAGTGCAGCCATTCTGTTCATCAGTTGTACCGTCTACTTTATATTTGCAAATTCCGTAATAGCTCCTTGGAATGCATCAAAAGAAATTCCAGAAAGTGAAAATATGGTTgtgaaaggaaaaaataatgaaacaattaaTGGTGAAGTTAGtacagaaaaagaagaaatagagaaatattCTGTCTGATGACGAGGCTATAGTTAAGACTACATATAAGAGTCAACAgctagaataaatatttattgttttgtttctttctaaaaaaCCATTGTTTACACttatattttgttcatattaATGCTCTCACCAACTTCCCCCATCCAAATTAGTTTTTTAGCTTTGTATGTTACAAATTTCAACCAGAGTATGATGAATATTTCATGTCTTACAACTACCACTGTATACTAAGataattcttcatatttttccaaaaatggtATATTATGAGCTCCTTTAAAATACTTAATGACAAGTTAAAGAATGTGCTCCCCAAAAATTCTCTTGGCAAATCTAGTagtataactaaaaaaataacttgCCTTTTTTGCgctaaaattagttttcaagGCACTAAACTTATCAACCTTTATATCACCTTTTTCGTGTCGCATCTCCAATATGCCCTTCCTTCCTAGGATACGTTTTGTGCGACCCAATTTGagtgaatcttcaaactacagaAGAGAGCTTTTAGGTATTTGCTCGGATCGAACAGTAGGACAGAGACTTTTTtagaagattcaaaatatttacttttcattctttatttatctttgaatccgtttgccccATCCGTAAGTACGCTTCTTCTATTTAGTAAGTTAATTGCAAAGCACCATTATTTGCCATTTGAAATCTATAAATCCATTCCCATTTTTCGCaaatcattatatattttaggATTGCAATTTTCGTGTGTATACTGtgaacttttttcattttcgtAACTATATAGTTATTTGTGTGTTTATTTTCTAGTTATTTATAGGCTcttgtctacaaattgtgagcaatttttgagaataaagcattttctctctctctttctctctcatAGTCGTATCATTTTTGTACGTAGATTGACGTCTACAGGgttataactttatatatttctttctaaGCAAAATTTGCTTAACAGCGTTTTAAAATGACATTTCCATTACTCTACTACTTTCTTTTCATGAGTTTTATTAATCCCGATATATATATCCTTTTAAACTATGCTGGAGACACTTCTCAATTCACTTTAGGATTGCATAAAATTTTCCGTCTTCTTTCTTTTCATTTGATCTCTGATCGCGTCCCTTAGACTATTTCTTTCATTCTTCTTCAAGATTCTTCTGGCTTCCCTTTTTAACTCTTTGTATGCTTTACCATTACCTCTCGCTTTTCTGGAAAACACGTATAGTTGCGTTCCCTACATGTATCGCCTTCTATTTCTTTTGCAGTTTACGTAATAAAATCTCTGATGTGACTAAATTCCTTTTCAATACTATTAAATTTGGTGACTTTAGTCCTGCTTTATTGATGCCATTCCCACTAAAGAAGAGTTTCGGTATTACACTACAAGGTATTATAGCAAAACCCTTGTTTCTATCTTCACTTCATAACTATCCAGGAACGAGTTATAGTGCTTTCATTCCTGAAAGGAGAAGATGTCTCTACAAGGTTCCCTTCATGGCGCTGAGATGAGCAAGTCcagtaaaaaaaagaagataacaAAATACTCgtatattggaaaaaatgtttctaattgACACATTTATAGAAAAAGCAGAAATGATTAGCTGGAAAAAATAACACGAAGGAagattatataaatgaaaaaaattaagtcaCATTACAAATCCTCGAATATAATTCACATATTTCAATgtctgaagaaaattaaaaaatacatcatacttattttcaaatgaaacattTTGTGGATTTTCGACTAAATTACATCTACTCTCTAGCTGGAGTGAACTCAGCCcctcaaatttttaatgaaaagcGAAGTTGACTAATAACTCGTTTCAACGTTCATTTAactacatttaaaaaaatttcatttgagtTTAGAAAAATTGCGTGGGATCCAGTGAAAAATGTAATTAAGTTTTAGATAGCAAATACAGCTTACAGCTCATATATTTTAGCGATTATCATCGTAATGTGAGATAAAAAGTTGATGTATGAGCTGGCCTTTGACTTCATAACATTTTTGTCATAAGTTTCCTGGTATCTTCTATCTAAGAGATACAAGGGCTGCTACTTATGTTTTAAGATcgagaaatgaaaacaaatatttataattggagaAATTGCtttattgtttatcaaaatattatccgTTAACACTTTTGCAtgcaattgaaataattgtcgaagcattttttgcattccgattgaggtacctccaaaacttGAGATTTGAGCGCATCAACCGCTTCATCAGTTGTAGACAAACATTGacctatcaatttatttttgatctgcgggaataagaagaaatcattgagtgCCAAACAATCGGTGCTGTGTGTgcgagctcgcattgtcgtctTCCGCGATTGGTTTGTCTGATTTGTTCCTAAATTTCTTCATCACATTCAGATACTTCGGTTTCAATGACTAAAGTACAATTCTCGTCATCTTCACTCTCGTTGGATGATCCATTTAGCTTCCATTCATTTTTATGATTAGAAATTAAACctgtgaataataaattttattaaaaaacgtaATGGAAACTTTTACAAAACATTAAGAAGCAATTAAATCAAGATGTTCTcaattgttgttgttgttgttgagtAGATATTTCTCATTGTTGTAATAGCTCCCTTTTTGTTGGTGGAAGATTTGATGCATCGAACCCAGCTAagctttttttccaaatttttccatattcaattctttaacatttttttctcaaataattcgAATCACACATAATCCTTGATAGATTTGAacattttattctatatatccaaatatttcgGCTCCAATTTCAAAAGCTGCGCAACAGAATcttgatatgatttttttctaaatttcgaattgtatttttttttcttttttgtaaaaagcCGGATTAAAATTATTACCGGTAAATATGGAGCAAATGGATGGCTAATGCTAAATTTTAACCTAATCCATGGTAAATTTGGTTCATATTCCAATTCtctgtttttttgtttgaataaatatcTATCGTAATCTGAATATCTGCTTTTAAAAATGTCATGTTTATAAGAATAAGTACTAGTACATCTCAGACAGTACAATGGACTTCAACGTTGTAATTAATAATTGGCATATTTGGTACATAATCTAGGCAtctaaatgtaaattttcaacCCTTAATTGAACGAAgtcaacaatttatttttgtatacaaatgtatcatattaatttacaaatttataaaattggacattgaaaatacagaaataaCTCTATATGTAGTACACCTGTAAAGAAAcagttaaaaaatcaaaatgacaTGTATAataggtaaataaaaaatttacaggaAGTTTACAATTTTGGTACTTCCAGTGCATATGCCCCGTGAAAATCTTGCGACAAGTTACCACGTTGCTACAACATTTTTTATCGTAGATTTTATTAAATACGTAGTAATAAatattggtttttcctaaatCATATTTGGCGTATGCGACACGTCCAGTGACCTATTATTTTTGTCCTACAAATTTGTTTCGCTATATATATTATCTGATAAAAactattgattaaaataaaattacaaacatggttacaattttttttcataaacttgacAAATTCGTAACAGCTGGACAGGCAAAAAGTGTCAAATATTTgatcatgaataaaaaatatgtcgGTGGACCCAAGAACTATTAGATGTGAACaagcaaaatttaaaaaaaagttaacttTTGGGTTAGCATTTTCAAGATATAATTCTCTAAGAAAAACTACTTGATCAAATCTACTTAGTTAAGatacattatatataaatttatccTCAAAATATTTAGCACACGTTTCCATTATTACTCATTGCTTTATACTCTTCCCATTTAACTTGCTcccaatattattttcaaccatctattttatgtatttctgcAGACTAATCATCAAATTTTCGTTTTCATCATAATCATCTTCATCTTTTGCGTATTTGTTTCTGACATATATTCTTTGTAcctttattattttcaagttttgtctTAAGGTACATGTTAAATGATACGTTAATTATTATGATATTGCTGCTGTATAGAATCTCATAACATtgcgaaaaaattattatatttacaggaacaaatatagaaatatttccgaaacaattctcgtatttataaaacatattaaaatatatttgaataaatgtaatCCCTTAATTTGATATcttctttaaataaaataaatttacattctTCTTCTGTAAATATTGAGGTAGCcagataatgataaaaattcattgttGTTCAGATGATGAATGTCTTTCGtcgtattataataaattaattttatctttaacaTTCACAAACAAAGTGATGTCTTTTTGTATTTAGTTGCAAAAAAAGTTGTGATATTGATATCTAGTGAGAGATTTATTATGATGTTAGACAATATTGGAATATTATACTAGAAACAAGTTGTGGAAGTTCAGGAATAGGGAAATAATTATCAACGatggaaactaaaaaaattaaaggtgAGTCGAATTTagattatgaaatttcaattcatgTTAATTAGTATTGTGAGAAAAGACTATTTTACAACAAAGGAACTACATATAATATATTAGCAGATATTTAGGGTGTTACTGAATTCATGTGGTAATCAGGAGGTAATTGCTCGTTTGAAGTTAAGACGGTTCCCTTTCTGAAATAACACTCTTAGAAGGTGgtgattcatattgaatttttaatttttttcctaaaatttaaGTAGtcctagaaacttgaaattctgtaattttcagacactcgcaaaggactaatcacttgtattttttcaatattattctccaaaatgaagtttcatggaataaaattataaattaaagtccttgttttattcaaaaatattttttattcataattttttcccaGAACCAATAGCCACAGAGAAAAAAAGTGAACAACATACTATAAAGCAAGAGCTAATTTCACCCCGTATAGTTAGTTCTTTGCGAATGCATAAAAATTACAgcatttcaagtttctagcattactgaaattttagaaataaaatataataactcAATTTCAAACACCATCTTTTAaaggtgatatctcggaaagggatGGGCTGAGGAACTTTGGTACAGGAGTAaaccatcttaatttcatacgagcagtTACCTCcagaattttgtcgcatgaatttagaagaatgttctgagtacgttaactaattggaaaaatatgatataatgaGATTTAATGTTTTAAGAAAGAATCAAAGAAAATCGATTGGAAGAAGTTTTATTGAATGCTCATCAAAATTTTCTGAATTAACGCCCCTGAATTTTTGTTGCGTCATTTCTTACCAATTTGGACGATAATTAAGAACTTACCTATTAAACTGGTTGAGTCTCAAATTCTTCTTAGTGATTTTTGTACTATATTCATAacttataaatgtttatttctaATTTCCAACCTTGTcttgtttaaaattatattgttttcgaatatattgttttattaagaTAGATAGCTTGACCTCATATACTCAAAAATTTGACCGTGGCACAATGATACAATTAAACAGTTTAGaatattaaagaatatacatAGTGAATTCGTTTCTACATGCTGCAATGTGAATTATTCTTCATCAACATTTCACTAATACCGTTTGGAGAATAGTTTCCATTTGTTCGAATACGACCGAAGTTAAAGGAGCAATCATTAAGTAGAAGTATAGAAATACAGTAGCACCTGCAAAGTTAACTGGAATAGACGGTACTGTAAAATAATTGATCCGaagtaaatttcattttctttcattttatttacaaaaaagatACCTCCGTTTTAGAAACTTTAAATTTACTTCCGAATGTACCGGAAATGGCCATTATGTCaggaaggctaacagatatcgaaccatggataactttgttcaatagatctcatcaagatctatctgtgtgtgaaaagtcGTGATGATTGACGTATGCGCAGAAGAGTTTCTAtggaaaaagtatgcaaatgcattattttcacgaaaagtcaatagataaaatgaaaatttagtaatttttgtgaggttaggataggttagattgggttaggttagggtaggataggttaggataggttaggttagcttagtTTGTGCTAGAAACTCAAATAAAGgtagacaaaaataattttcttcatcaaatattttaatcggacttaaatctataactttttcatttgaaatttttttttatttcttctattaatgAAACGAATGGGTCTATTTTTGCAACAAACAATACAGCTTAATCGTAAACTTTTATGTgactacatataaaaaattttaccggACAATTGGGAGAAGAGGTATCATATTAAAGGAAgcaaaattctaaattttattactaGACATAATATGTCCAATT
The window above is part of the Diorhabda sublineata isolate icDioSubl1.1 chromosome 3, icDioSubl1.1, whole genome shotgun sequence genome. Proteins encoded here:
- the LOC130441329 gene encoding sialin-like, giving the protein MGNTNVEASSTCCRTRDVLWHLVFIGFAVNYMIRLNLNIAIVSMIRPKLKDNISVTSECLGDTFPSNNTINAEYGHNYTLLFDLNTTALPKLENITSSTEEYFDWDEKEVGYILASFFWVHWITQIPGGILATKYGTKFVFGVSNFIGVVANFVIPWFARKGAIYLILLRSIQGFCCGFSLPSIHNLVSKWIPPNERSKFVTAYTGNSIGAAFTYPFCGFIIERWGWDNVFYACGILGTIWFLAWCFFVYDSPAEHPRVSHEEKQYIVSSLGETVSKVEIPTPWKSLLTYLPFWATVVAQIGANWGLFTVTLNGPAYIKFIHGWDIRLTGVLSGMPHLLRVLFAYFFSILGDYLIKNEKMKRTNVRKFATFWANGVQGAFMLGLAYSGCDKITAMVMLTLAVTVNGAMSTGALAGLVDISPNHSSILLGIVGTAVGLVGFCTPAVVGHFTFQNQTAVQWQKVFWVSAAILFISCTVYFIFANSVIAPWNASKEIPESENMVVKGKNNETINGEVSTEKEEIEKYSV